ATCGGCTTGCTACAACTATTTTTAATATGTCATGAACAATATCTGTAACAATAAAATTGTTTTCTGTTTTTGGTTTTACTGATATTTTTTTTGTTATTAATTCTCCTTCAACAATTTCAATTACTTTAATCTTTTTGTGTTTTTTATTTTTTATTTTAATATCTTCATTAATGATTTTTGTTCTTTTGAAATTATTTATTTCCTTTTCTTCAATTGTTTCAATAAATGATTTGCCGTTTTTAAATACCAATTTTCCATCAATATAAGTTTCAAGAATATTAAAAGATTTTAAATCATCAACAACAATAAAATCGGCAGGGTCATTTTTTTGAAGCAATCCTACATCAAGGTTGTAATGTTTTATCGGATTTAATGTTGCAGCCTGAAGTAAATTAAAAAAATCAACATTTTTCTTTATTCCGCTTTTTATTATATTATTAATATGTCCTTTTAATAAATCATCGGGGTGAGAATCATCTGTACACAACATCACTTTTTCAGGATACTCATCAATTAATTCATATAAGGTTTTAAAGTTTTTTGCAGCGCTTCCTTCTCTTATTTGAATTTTCATTCCGAGCTTTATTTTTTCTAATGCTTCTTTTTTTGAAAAACATTCATGGTCGGTTGTTATTCCTGTATTAATATATTTTTTAAGATTTTCTCCTGAAAGTCCCGGGGCATGACCGTCAATTTTTTTATTATACTTTTTTGCTAAGTTCAATTTTTCATGAACTTCTTTGTCCTTATAAATTACTCCCGGAAAATTCATCATTTCAGATAAAAAGAAAATGTTGTCACTTTTTAACAGGTTTTCTATTTCCTCAGGATTAATATTATATCCTGATGTTTCAAAATTTGTTGCAGGAACACATGATGGTGCACCAAAATAAAATTTGAACGTAACCTTTTTTCCATTTTTAATCATAAGGTCAATTCCTTTAATTCCCATAACATTTGCTATTTCGTGTGGGTCTGAAACAACACCAACAGTACCATGCCTAACAGCAATTTTTGCAAATTCAGAAGGAATAAGCATAGAACTTTCAATATGAACATGAGAATCAATTAATCCCGGCAGAATATATTTTTCTACAACATTTTTGGTTTTTACAATTTTAATTATTTTTCCGTTTTTAATAAAAATTGTTCCTTTTATAAATGTTCGATTTTTTAAATCGGCAATATTCCCTGATACTTTTAGGTCATAATTATTCATAGTAATCGTGAAAAGTTGACAATTGACAATTAACAGTAGGCAAAATTGTCAATTGTTGTTTCTTTTATATTTTTTAGCCCCAAGCACTCGGGAATATGATTTGTATTTCGACAAGTGTTCGGCAGAAATTTTAAAGTTGACAATTGACAACTAACAATATGCAAAAATTTGTCAATTGTCGGCTTAAAACCATTTTGTGTTCTTTATTAATCTTGATAACAATTAGATTTTTTATTAGTCAAGTCGTTACAAATAATCTCGTTTATTACATAATAGAACGTAAAGCATGCTTCCTTAATAAATTTCAGCACAGATTGTTCCACGTGGAACAATTATTCACATATTCTATTTCTCAACAATGTTCCACGTGGAACATTATCTTCCAAGACTAACTAATAATACATTAATATCGGATGGCGAAATTCCACTAATTCTTGAAGCTTGTCCAATTGTTCTTGGCTTAATATTATTCAATTTTTGTCTTGCTTCTGTAGATATTGATAAAAATTTATTGTAATCAATATTTTTATTTAATTTAACATCTTCTAATCTTTTCAATTTTTCTGCTATAATTCTTTCTCTAATAATATATCCATTATATTTCATTGAAATTTCAGCACACTCTAATATTTCATTTTTTTGTTTTTTAATATTATCAACAAATATTTTTAATTTATCACTACATTTAATTAAATCGAATATTGAAATATTAGGTCTTAATATTAAATTACAAAGTCTTGTTTTTTGCTTTATTTTATTTGTGTCTATTTCTTCTAATTTTTTATTTATTTCATCTGGTGTAATACTGTTTTTTTGAAAATAATCAATTATTTCATTTATTAAAGTTTTTTTATAATTAACCCTTT
This genomic stretch from Bacteroidales bacterium harbors:
- the ade gene encoding adenine deaminase, coding for MNNYDLKVSGNIADLKNRTFIKGTIFIKNGKIIKIVKTKNVVEKYILPGLIDSHVHIESSMLIPSEFAKIAVRHGTVGVVSDPHEIANVMGIKGIDLMIKNGKKVTFKFYFGAPSCVPATNFETSGYNINPEEIENLLKSDNIFFLSEMMNFPGVIYKDKEVHEKLNLAKKYNKKIDGHAPGLSGENLKKYINTGITTDHECFSKKEALEKIKLGMKIQIREGSAAKNFKTLYELIDEYPEKVMLCTDDSHPDDLLKGHINNIIKSGIKKNVDFFNLLQAATLNPIKHYNLDVGLLQKNDPADFIVVDDLKSFNILETYIDGKLVFKNGKSFIETIEEKEINNFKRTKIINEDIKIKNKKHKKIKVIEIVEGELITKKISVKPKTENNFIVTDIVHDILKIVVASRYDNSKPSIGFVKNFGLKNGAIASSIAHDSHNIIAVGTNDKDIIKAINKIIELKGGIVACNKNEIEFLKLNVAGIMSNSSCEIVAEKYCKLNSFAYKLGAKLKAPFMTLSFMALLVIPELKIGDKGLFDVNKFNFTSIFE